The Treponema primitia ZAS-1 genome includes a region encoding these proteins:
- a CDS encoding response regulator transcription factor: MIRILIVEDMTMLREALTTILSGEKDMEVVGALEHAGDALEFCRQNRPDLILMDVLTDDNLVNGGSHRGLAQEESSHTQINGISATQEILAEFPDTKIIIITAFPEITFIEAARKAGAHSFVYKNVKNDLLLQIIRGTMAGYGTFPTHVPTLAALSPKFTDREMRILRLLAQARDRSFIEQELNISEGTLKAVITGILNKTGYDSIMQYVVYAVANGLISPHG, from the coding sequence ATGATACGCATACTGATTGTTGAGGACATGACCATGCTCCGGGAAGCATTGACCACCATACTTTCCGGCGAGAAGGATATGGAGGTCGTCGGCGCCCTGGAACATGCCGGGGATGCCCTGGAGTTCTGCCGTCAGAACCGGCCTGACCTTATCCTTATGGATGTGCTTACCGACGACAACCTGGTAAACGGCGGTTCCCACCGGGGCTTGGCGCAGGAAGAAAGCAGCCATACACAAATTAACGGCATAAGCGCCACCCAGGAAATTCTGGCTGAATTCCCGGACACCAAGATCATCATCATAACCGCCTTCCCGGAGATTACCTTTATCGAGGCCGCACGAAAAGCCGGGGCTCATAGCTTTGTCTATAAAAACGTAAAGAACGATTTACTCTTACAGATAATCCGGGGAACCATGGCAGGATACGGCACCTTTCCCACCCATGTCCCCACCCTGGCGGCCCTGAGCCCGAAATTTACCGACCGGGAGATGCGGATCCTGCGCCTCCTTGCCCAAGCCCGGGATCGCAGTTTTATCGAGCAGGAACTCAACATTTCCGAAGGCACCCTCAAGGCGGTTATCACCGGCATCCTCAATAAAACCGGCTACGACAGCATCATGCAGTACGTGGTATACGCCGTGGCCAACGGGCTCAT